In a single window of the Podospora pseudocomata strain CBS 415.72m chromosome 2 map unlocalized CBS415.72m_2, whole genome shotgun sequence genome:
- a CDS encoding uncharacterized protein (EggNog:ENOG503PFYK), whose protein sequence is MQLSLGLLALWASTSLGQSMQECTRELARTDECADVINPNACYNMYRFNSARTLSCIEGKDDAERKRKACMCCTCVGTVMCNWLRTNRYC, encoded by the exons ATGCAGCTGTCCCTCGGTCTCCTCGCCCTGTGGGCTTCCACGTCCCTAGGACAGTCGATGCAGGAGTGCACACGAGAGCTCGCCAGGACAGATGAATGCGCCGATGTTATCAACCCCAATGCGTGCTACAACATGTACCGGTTCAACAGCGCGCGAACATTGTCATGTATCGAAGGCAAGGATGATGccgaaagaaagagaaag GCTTGCATGTGTTGCACGTGTGTTGGGACCGTCATGTGCAACTGGCTGCGGACGAATCGTTACTGTTGA
- a CDS encoding uncharacterized protein (EggNog:ENOG503PQN4), with amino-acid sequence MELFPDLGAWLFRSVRRDTFAESPILAIQRLKLLPQPIGDSDKDVLVGAVLNLGSSLSQALHILLELLPEDKAGERLGEILCPTLGQLLASLQTTLSAFEDQTPTRQVSLRGGRLKHSRSESALRSAASLPKLTPRPLTPILMKRTPPETPKTPRPSEGVIHTRVVSSPLRFARPAANQTRSRHHRKDTEEFPRLHEDISTPHRQHAQKRQPPTPPASYRQETSGLQNALKSELRVQAAIRVAVDSLEFAEGQLQLVKEINQLHGGSFDLMQKNFYSGYNNLLLRALELEQLESERSSSRPVTNNDPSRSGHQRQQPSIHVSFPANMPTPPYNASSPLRAGMSRGNTTVPARMPTSDSEGEIGSRQGMKRRNTIQGIKQENDQDFVRPAIKRRLSLAEELALADDDSDSDYGHSGSENGDESATDMAGEASEEEASQQSESQADSDDDDGRYDSDHHGGGGEESSSSSNEFAMGEHDGRNDPTVKQAKYL; translated from the exons ATGGAGCTTTTCCCTGACCTGGGGGCATGGCTGTTCCGTTCTGTCAGGCGCGATACCTTTGCCGAAAGCCCCATTCTAGCAATCCAGAGGCTTAAGTTGCTCCCCCAACCAATCGGAGACTCGGACAAGGACGTGCTGGTCGGTGCTGTCCTCAACTTGGGATCCAGTCTGTCTCAGgccctccacatcctcctcgaatTGCTGCCCGAAGATAAAGCCGGCGAGCGCCTCGGGGAGATACTCTGCCCAACCCTGGGGCAGCTCCTGGCCTCTCTTCAAACTACCCTGTCTGCTTTTGAAGACCAGACACCGACAAGACAAGTATCTTTACGAGGTGGACGACTGAAGCATAGCCGGTCTGAATCAGCGCTGCGATCCGCAGCCAGCTTGCCCAAACTCACTCCCCGTCCACTTACACCGATATTGATGAAAAGGACGCCGCCTGAGACTCCAAagacacctcggccaagcGAAGGTGTAATCCATACACGTGTTGTCTCCAGTCCGTTACGATTTGCGAGACCGGCTGCCAACCAGACAAGGTCACGCCATCATCGAAAAGACACAGAAGAGTTTCCGAGGCTACATGAAGATATCTCTACCCCACATCGACAACATGCACAAAAGcgccaaccaccaacacctccagcatCTTACAGGCAAGAAACATCCGGCCTTCAGAATGCTCTAAAGTCCGAGTTGAGAGTCCAGGCTGCCATCAGGGTAGCAGTTGACTCTTTGGAATTTGCCGAAGGTCAGCTCCAGCTAGTCAAAGAAATTAATCAATTGCATGGAGGCA GCTTCGATCTTATGCAAAAAAACTTCTACTCTGGCTACAATAACCTCTTGCTACGTGCGCTCGAACTTGAGCAGCTGGAGTCTGAGCGGTCGTCATCAAGGCCAGTTACTAACAACGATCCGTCGAGGTCGGGTCATCAAAGACAGCAGCCATCTATACATGTTTCTTTCCCAGCAAACATGCCCACGCCACCCTACAATGCCTCGAGCCCTCTTCGGGCTGGCATGTCGAGGGGCAACACAACAGTCCCAGCGAGGATGCCAACCTCGGACTCGGAGGGAGAGATTGGTTCAAGACAAGGAATGAAAAGGAGAAACACGATACAGGGCATCAAGCAAGAGA ATGATCAAGACTTTGTTAGACCAGCCATCAAACGTCGGTTATCGCTAGCAGAAGAATTAGCACTGGCGGATGACGACTCTGACTCTGATTACGGCCACAGCGGCAGTGAGAACGGAGATGAGTCTGCTACCGACATGGCGGGTGAAGCgagtgaggaagaggcgAGTCAACAGAGCGAGAGTCAGGCTGAcagtgacgatgacgatggtCGGTATGATAGCGACCACCAcggcggtgggggggaagagagtAGTAGCAGCTCAAACGAGTTTGCCATGGGAGAGCACGACGGGAGGAACGACCCGACAGTGAAACAGGCGAAGTATTTATAA
- a CDS encoding uncharacterized protein (COG:O; EggNog:ENOG503NX8Z) — protein MHPFDNVFVPLPRYRIAICSSCHNAVFPSSIKTHVNTHHCYLPVRHRQQIIQRAVELERRGIVGSDVSGIQFPSPGDPAVPGLPVWPDGKKCIVPGPDGHPCGHIRRTYRGIQAHCRDAHGWTNVRARGRPSAGVSPGGEGDVWVDSIHCQQFGKTGTLQRLFEVTPAQASTSTMEGSVHQSHRTQQSR, from the coding sequence ATGCATCCGTTCGATAACGTATTTGTGCCGTTGCCCAGGTATCGCATAGCCATTTGCAGTTCGTGCCACAACGCCGTATTCCCCAGTTCGATCAAGACGCACGTTAATACACACCATTGTTATTTACCAGTACGGCATCGGCAACAGATCATCCAGCGAGCGGTAGAATTGGAAAGACGCGGCATTGTAGGGTCAGATGTAAGCGGAATCCAGTTCCCAAGCCCGGGGGATCCCGCCGTCCCGGGTTTGCCAGTTTGGCCCGATGGAAAGAAGTGCATAGTTCCCGGACCAGACGGCCACCCGTGCGGCCATATCCGGCGGACGTATCGCGGCATACAAGCGCATTGCCGAGACGCACATGGTTGGACCAACGTGCGCGCACGTGGAAGGCCGTCGGCCGGTGTTTCACCAGGCGGCGAAGGGGACGTATGGGTCGACAGCATACATTGCCAACAATTCGGCAAGACGGGCACGTTGCAGCGGTTGTTCGAAGTGACGCCAGCACAAGCATCCACATCGACAATGGAAGGCAGCGTGCATCAAAGCCATCGGACTCAGCAAAGCAGATAG
- a CDS encoding uncharacterized protein (EggNog:ENOG503NVM3; COG:G), translating into MTPTNHDSKDTKEVASPSPKIFADEKKKTDTGLSSSDSGSVSQESLVDADGYGSTNDHIFSDPAVADHWRTTYENVNYENRHRFDPSFTWSAEEERKLVKKIDRRIMLWAWIMFCGLDLHRRNINRAITDRMLEEIGMDTNDFNYGQTLFLASFLVAELPSGLISKRVGADRWIPFLICSWSIVAGSQAFLKTKAGFYVIKVLLGFLMGGFIPDIVLWLTYFFKSNELPTRLAWFWTALSTVNIVGSLLAAGILKMRGIGGWSGWQWLFLLEGIVTLLIGTFSWVLMPPGPCQTRNWFRGKDGWFSDREESIIVNRLLRDDPSKGDMNNRQGVGLVLLWKTIKDWEMWPLYLIGLTTYIPPSPLNTYMSFILRQMGFGVFEANLMAIPAQFMFAVNLLIITWVSKRFKERSIVSSISNIWMFPFFVALVAYPNASPWARYGIMTGLLSYPYCHAILVGWNARNSNAVRTRAVSAALYNMFVQSGNILASNIYRDEDRPFYVRGNRILLGIVCYNIVQFYFVKAFYIWRNKLRDAKWNELTPEQQEDYTLNSKDEGLKRLDFRFAH; encoded by the exons ATGActcccaccaaccacgaCTCCAAAGACACAAAGGAGGTGGCCTCTCCGTCGCCAAAGATCTTTGctgacgagaagaagaagacggatACCGGCCTCAGCAGCTCAGACTCTGGTTCAGTCTCCCAAGAGTCActcgttgatgctgatggtTATGGTTCAACCAACGATCACATCTTTTCTGATCCGGCTGTGGCGGATCACTGGCGCACCACATACGAAAATGTAAATTACGAGAACAGACATCGCTTCGACCCCAGCTTTACCTggtcggccgaggaggagcggaagctggtcaagaagaTTGACCGTAGAATCATGCTTTG GGCATGGATCATGTTTTGTGGTCTCGATTTGCATCGTCGAAACATCAACCGCGCCATTACGGATAGGATGCTGGAAGAGATTGGCATGGACACGAACGACTTCAATTACGGCCagaccttgttcttggcgTCTTTCTTGGTGGCGGAACTTCCATCTGGGCTCATCAGCAAGAGGGTCGGTGCTGACCGTTGGATTCCCTTCCTCATCTGCAGCTGGTCCATTGTGGCTGGCTCGCAGGCGTTCCTCAAGACCAAGGCTGGATTTTATGTCATTAAGGTGTTATTGGGCTTCCTGATGGGCGGGTTCATCCCCGACATTGTGCTGTGGCTCACCTACTTCTTCAAGTCCAACGAACTGCCCACCCGTCTCGCCTGGTTCTGGACGGCCCTCAGCACGGTGAACATTGTCGGTTCTCTTCTCGCTGCTGGCATCCTCAAGATGCGAGGAATTGGTGGCTGGAGTGGTTGGCAGTGGCTCTTTCTGCTCGAAGGCATCGTGACACTCCTTATCGGCACCTTTTCGTGGGTTCTCATGCCCCCCGGACCCTGTCAAACCCGTAACTGGTTCCGGGGCAAAGACGGCTGGTTTTCAGATCGCGAGGAATCCATCATTGTGAATCGGCTGCTCCGCGATGACCCCTCCAAGGGCGACATGAACAATCGCCAGGGTGTtggtcttgtcctcctctGGAAGACCATCAAGGACTGGGAGATGTGGCCGTTGTATCTCATTGGTTTGACCACCTACATCCCCCCTTCGCCCCTCAACACCTATATGTCCTTCATTTTGCGACAAATGGGCTTTGGCGTCTTTGAAGCCAACTTGATGGCCATTCCGGCTCAGTTCATGTTTGCCGTCAACttgctcatcatcacttgGGTGTCCAAGCGATTCAAAGAGAGGTCAatcgtctcctccatcagcaaCATTTGGATGTTTCCCTTCTTTGTGGCCTTGGTCGCATATCCGAATGCTTCTCCATGGGCTCGCTATGGAATCATGACTGGTCTTTTGTCCTACCCTTACTGCCACGCCATTCTGGTCGGCTGGAACGCACGCAACAGCAACGCGGTCCGGACAAGAGCCGTGTCGGCTGCCCTTTACAATATGTTTGTCCAGAGCGGCAACATCCTCGCCAGCAACATTTACCGTGACGAGGATAGGCCGTTTTACGTTCGTGGAAACCGGATTTTGCTTGGTATTGTCTGTTACAACATTGTGCAGTTTTACTTTGTCAAAGCCTTTTACATCTGGAGGAACAAGCTGAGAGACGCCAAATGGAATGAGCTCACACCGGAGCAACAGGAGGATTATACTCTCAACAGCAAGGACGAGGGCCTGAAAAGACTGGATTTCCGGTTTGCTCACTGA
- a CDS encoding uncharacterized protein (EggNog:ENOG503P0MD) produces MPTASKVSHIIGAVGLVLVTVLYIALLLIPWVHTCGLSTGPVWVSNPKTWTELPRGVEPINVDRMADYDKAIKTMNTITSIVAIPVVYAVVQRAASVGSQSKHNLWDNAALSWLAVILIMITLILPPIRTLVVSHETIKVPTSFLGQGVKALDATPQMLEMVSENGVVEKVKHGLVNSQESDRHPQLWPEAGQASDVSTTPSLGGFRPANEPDIMDLSHQHMFVSLVPRLNTGYYRSHALRMKSLPDCKAIALFPPVCSGPRPFARVFESPNTLVTVCVPGASGRSPWPDRSQDRREIKEDLFIRMVRNVLTGDVRNPSQIRHQKTYHCTATTTRGYFELPNYLNEEKVGPLLNTFPNLGLDDLEGHFVDVSPNRDVPLRSPDFVQNFTTDPFLSLGPTEPSNIAPGPLMISAQALFGNQTWFHTLARAFVNSTTSNNASLPRLDALETLQMVCLENNMPLARFSAFPPAEMVISDRRMSKECQSVLTPRSRQEDRITEQQAATKLENMMNDFLSVFERGPNTTLWTAMVLANEAVLQAATQDSTLARKVFVDLGQVMTDKPVLTQGAVVGVSLLVAFQVLGLVVLAVYLMIGSFEPAWFMKRFAGDGETGPGSKGETNEYDEEPLRELSMPAGSERR; encoded by the exons ATGCCAACAGCCTCAAAGGTTAGCCACATCATCGGGGCAGTCGGTCTGGTTCTTGTCACCGTCCTGTACATTGCGCTTCTGCTGATACCATGGGTCCATACATGTGGCCTCAGCACCGGCCCCGTCTGGGTATCAAATCCCAAGACGTGGACAGAGCTACCTCGTGGGGTTGAACCCATCAATGTGGACCGCATGGCCGACTACGACAAAGCGATTAAGACCAtgaacaccatcacctccatcgTCGCCATACCAGTCGTGTACGCCGTCGTCCAACGTGCTGCCAGTGTTGGGTCGCAGTCCAAGCATAACTTGTGGGACAATGCCGCCTTGTCGTGGTTGGcagtcatcctcatcatgaTCA CTCTGATTCTACCTCCCATTCGCACTCTTGTCGTGAGCCATGAGACCATCAAGGTTCCAACCTCCTTTCTCGGCCAAGGTGTTAAGGCTCTTGACGCTACACCTCAAATGCTAGAGATGGTGAGCGAaaatggggtggtggaaaaagTCAAACACGGCCTGGTCAACTCCCAAGAGTCTGATAGACACCCACAGTTATGGCCCGAAGCTGGCCAGGCATCAGACgtgtcaacaacaccctctctCGGCGGGTTTCGTCCAGCCAATGAGCCTGACATAATGGATCTTTCCCACCAACACATGTTTGTTTCATTAGTCCCCAGACTGAACACGGGCTACTACCGAAGCCATGCTTTGCGGATGAAGAGTCTTCCGGATTGCAAGGCGATTGCCCTGTTTCCCCCGGTTTGCTCTGGACCAAGACCATTTGCAAGAGTCTTTGAATCACCAAACACCTTGGTGACTGTTTGCGTACCCGGGGCATCAGGACGCTCGCCATGGCCGGACAGGAGCCAAGACAGACGCGAGATCAAGGAAGATCTGTTTATACGGATGGTCCGGAATGTTTTGACTGGTGATGTCCGAAATCCTTCGCAAATCAGGCATCAGAAAACATACCATTGCACAGCAACCACGACAAGGGGGTACTTTGAGTTGCCCAACTACCTCAACGAAGAGAAAGTTGGGCCACTGCTAAACACATTCCCTAATCTGGGGCTTGATGACCTAGAAGGGCACTTTGTCGACGTGAG TCCTAATCGTGACGTGCCGCTTCGCAGCCCCGATTTTGTTCAAAACTTTACCACCGATCCATTCTTATCCCTCGGGCCGACCGAGCCATCAAACATTGCCCCAGGGCCGCTCATGATCTCCGCCCAGGCTCTTTTTGGTAACCAAACTTGGTTCCACACCCTGGCTCGGGCTTTTGTCAACAGCACGACGTCCAACAATGCATCGCTCCCGCGACTTGACGCCCTGGAGACGCTTCAGATGGTGTGCTTGGAAAACAACATGCCTCTGGCACGGTTTTCTGCCTTTCCTCCAGCCGAGATGGTCATTTCTGACCGCCGCATGTCCAAGGAATGTCAATCTGTTCTCACTCCCCGGAGCAGGCAAGAGGACAGAATCACAGAGCAACAAGCCGCGACCAAGCTGGAAAACATGATGAACGACTTCCTTTCAGTGTTTGAACGAGGGCCCAACACGACCTTGTGGACTGCCATGGTTCTGGCAAACGAAGCCGTCTTGCAGGCCGCCACCCAGGATAGTACGTTGGCGCGCAAAGTGTTTGTCGATCTGGGCCAGGTGATGACGGACAAGCCCGTCCTAACCCAAGGCGCAGTTGTTGGTGTGAGCCTTCTCGTTGCGTTCCAGGTATTGGGGCTGGTAGTTTTGGCAGTGTATTTGATGATTGGGAGCTTTGAACCAGCCTGGTTCATGAAGAGATTTGCGGGCGATGGGGAGACGGGGCCTGGTAGCAAAGGGGAAACGAACGAGTATGATGAGGAACCCCTGAGGGAACTGAGCATGCCAGCGGGTAGTGAGAGACGGTAG
- a CDS encoding uncharacterized protein (EggNog:ENOG503P91C; COG:S): MKVSTLFSAFAALASLVAAAPAPGVSPVANAARGLQPSPPPLSYEKVTPITDIDEVAAVKREIEARQGVYVTVHIYWGGTSAYISPVNRGACADLVPAWKNVISSFGPDSPLVCWIYDGDWCTGDWYGPIYNPGIADLTTVGWNDRINSFICW; this comes from the exons ATGAAGGTTTCAACTCTCTTCAGCGCCTTTGCCGCTCTGGCAAgtcttgttgctgccgccCCCGCCCCAGGTGTTTCTCCTGTGGCCAATGCCGCACGCGGTCTTCAACCTTCACCGCCCCCTTTGTCGTATGAAAAGGTCACTCCCATCACCGATATTGATGAAGTTGCCGCTGTCAAGAGGGAGAT TGAGGCTCGCCAGGGTGTCTATGTGACTGTCCACATCTACTGGGGCGGAACCAGCGCATATATCAGCCCAGTCAATCGCGGAGCCTGTGCTGACTTGGTCCCCGCCTGGAAAAACGTCATCTCGTCCTTTGGACCAGACTCACCCCTTGTGTGCTGGATCTACGA TGGCGACTGGTGCACTGGAGATTGGTACGGACCTATCTACAATCCTGGTATTGCGGACTTGACGACTGTTGGGTGGAATGATCGGATCAACTCCTTCATTTGTTGGTAG
- a CDS encoding uncharacterized protein (EggNog:ENOG503PA19; COG:S) produces MKWNAILAASGLLSPTQALLRFGCSQLTVQRLDPLVNPGQSPSPHLHQIIGGNSFNISMDPKDGFDLPKLSTCTSCQFTEDFSNYWTAVMFFRARNGTFKRVPQIAQNGMEGTNGGMVSLLVVYYMSDALFDTAQKSKVTAFKPGFRMLVGDPSYSTRDQARDWRQLTFTCMESQASRAPEYISFPPTPCRGGIMANHRFPTCWDGVNLDSPNHRDHVAYPETGTFESGGRCPASHPVRLPQILLETVWDTRAFNNKEDWPADGSQPFFWSSGDGSGFANHADYVFGWEGDSLQRAMDAHTYVSAPMLKSQTIAQQNKCTVRDFVREDFSGWLKQLPGVAM; encoded by the exons ATGAAGTGGAACGCCATTCTCGCCGCCTCTGGGCTGCTGTCGCCCACCCAGGCTTTGCTTCGGTTTGGGTGCTCCCAGCTGACAGTACAGAGGCTAGATCCGTTGGTGAATCCCGGCCAAAGCCCATCgccccatcttcatcaaaTTATTGGAGGT AACTCTTTCAATATCTCCATGGACCCGAAAGACGGGTTCGATCTCCCCAAGCTCTCAACATGCACGTCCTGCCAGTTCACCGAAGACTTTTCCAACTACTGGACAGCCGTTATGTTCTTCCGTGCCAGGAATGGCACCTTTAAGAGAGTGCCCCAGATTGCCCAGAATGGTATGGAGGGAACCAATGGCGGCATGGTAAGTTTGTTA GTTGTTTACTACATGAGCGATGCCCTTTTCGACACAGCACAAAAGTCAAAGGTCACCGCTTTCAAGCCCGGCTTTCGCATGCTGGTTGGCGACCCATCATACAGCACGCGAGACCAAGCCAGAGACTGGCGCCAACTGACCTTTACCTGCATGGAGAGCCAGGCTAGCCGTGCCCCCGAGTACATCAGcttccccccaactccctgCCGCGGTGGAATCATGGCGAACCATCGGTTCCCGACTTGCTGGGATGGTGTCAACCTGGATTCTCCCAACCACAGAGACCATGTTGCCTACCCCGAGACAGGCACATTTGAGTCCGGAGGCCGATGCCCAGCTTCCCATCCTGTGCGGCTGCCCCAGATCTTGCTCGAAACAGTGTGGGACACACGTGCCTTTAACAACAAGGAAGACTGGCCTGCTGATGGCAGCCAGCCATTTTTCTGGTCGAGCGGAGATGGCAGTGGCTTCGCCAATCATGCCGACTACGTCtttggctgggagggggaCTCGCTCCAAAGAGCCATGGACGCGCACACCTACGTCAGCGCGCCCATGCTCAAGTCTCAGACCATTGCACAGCAGAACAAGTGCACTGTTCGTGATTTCGTCAGAGAGGACTTTTCAGGAT GGCTCAAACAATTGCCGGGCGTTGCTATGTAG
- a CDS encoding uncharacterized protein (EggNog:ENOG503P2H4; COG:S): MADKPILILGSTGPSGICLLRELLHRKKRVIAFVRPTSASKIPADLVSSNPDNLQVVHGQIDDDAALGEAVAQCSAIISLMGPIQESMSSRTPLPYPAFYENHVLPVMKKHGIKRIAAMGTISIYTEDDTAVFSRWILRTGVSWMFPAGYNAMLGIANVFKEEADIYWTIFRLPILLGGSDETAWRADREKGEAQAGPVSNAWTGKLNRSILAKWLADWAENEGKWARELPALSS; this comes from the coding sequence ATGGCAGACAAACCAATCCTCATTCTGGGCTCGACCGGGCCCTCCGGCATCTGCCTTCTCCGCGAGCTTCTTCATCGCAAGAAGCGAGTTATCGCCTTTGTGCGCCCAACCTCCGCTTCCAAAATCCCAGCCGATCTCGTGTCTTCCAACCCCGACAATCTTCAGGTGGTGCATGGCCAGATCGACGATGACGCAGCCCTCGGTGAAGCCGTTGCTCAGTGCAGCGCAATCATATCCCTCATGGGCCCAATCCAGGAGTCCATGTCGTCTCGTACACCACTTCCATATCCGGCATTCTATGAAAACCACGTGCTGCCCGTGATGAAGAAGCACGGGATCAAGCGCATTGCTGCAATGGGCACGATCTCCATCTATACAGAGGACGACACTGCCGTCTTTTCGAGGTGGATTCTGCGAACAGGCGTGAGCTGGATGTTCCCAGCCGGATATAATGCCATGCTTGGGATTGCCAATGTTTTCAAGGAGGAAGCAGACATCTACTGGACCATCTTTAGGTTGCCCATACTCCTGGGAGGAAGCGATGAGACGGCTTGGAGGGCGGACCGTGAAAAGGGTGAGGCTCAAGCTGGCCCGGTGAGCAACGCCTGGACGGGAAAGTTGAACAGATCAATTCTGGCCAAGTGGCTCGCCGACTGGGCTGAGAATGAGGGAAAATGGGCACGAGAACTGCCTGCTTTGAGTAGCTGA
- a CDS encoding uncharacterized protein (EggNog:ENOG503P4U8), protein MDPKALNQSPSAPTLRQTIDPIRPRPIMPWGRVIVYGLSAGFLGVAAMTVSEKVEQFFTGRPNSYVPAKTLARLLGVTPQSDQQLWGLNMAMHYGQGAAAAVIRAVASYSLGMRGPFTDFMFMGVRLLIDQTLENWTGVGALPWTWPVDEQVVDLLHKGVFAFATGYLVDWWIQ, encoded by the exons ATGGACCCCAAAGCTCTTAACCAAAGCCCATCTGCACCAACCTTGCGCCAGACCATAGACCCAATCCGTCCTCGGCCCATCATGCCCTGGGGTAGAGTGATAGTATATGGTCTGTCGGCCGGGTTCTTAGGAGTTGCTGC TATGACGGTTAGCGAAAAAGTCGAACAGTTTTTTACAGGCCGCCCCAACTCCTACGTGCCAGCCAAAACTCTCGCTAGGTTGCTTGGGGTCACTCCTCAAAGCGACCAGCAGTTGTGGGGTCTCAACATGGCAATGCATTATGGCCAAGGTGCAGCTGCTGCCGTGATCAGAGCAGTTGCAAGTTATTCTTTGGGCATGAGAGGGCCATTCACCGACTTTATGTTTATGGGTGTTAGGCTGTTGATTGACCAGACGCTGGAAAATTGGACGGGCGTTGGAGCTTTGCCTTGGACCTGGCCGGTAGACGAGCAAGTCGTGGATTTGCTGCACAAGGGCGTTTTTGCATTTGCCACAGGGTATTTGGTGGACTGGTGGATTCAGTAA
- a CDS encoding uncharacterized protein (EggNog:ENOG503Q3TU), producing MAAAAVASPAVNAIGPINSHGLESGKPLKHNVHTKFNYYKDPGDGSAPAPYVIGRPETLIERPRVEIDAVVTDITGDESKYTLDSHGFQLYRHESKEKDFSDDDKIKAEYYPEVEQLLKDATGAHRVYIFDHTIRRGSQDNRAPDAGFRGPVRSVHVDQSYEASRQRVRYHLPDEADELLGKRFQIINVWRPIKTIFRDPLGVADAHSVPDSDLIGAALIYPDRAGETYVVKPNSSHKWYFKYAQTTEEVTLIKCFDTEEGVARRVPHSSFIDPDEEDKAPRESIEVRTLVFYD from the exons ATGGCTGCAGCTGCTGTTGCCTCTCCTGCTGTCAATGCCATTGGGCCCATCAACTCCCATGGTTTAGAATCCGGCAAGCCTCTCAAGCACAACGTCCACACCAAATTCAACTATTACAAGGACCCTGGCGATGGTTCTGCCCCTGCCCCATATGTTATTGG TCGTCCAGAGACCTTGATTGAGCGCCCTCGTGTTGAGATCGACGCAGTCGTCACCGATATTACGGGCGACGAGAGCAAGTACACGCTTGATAGTCACGGATTTCAGCTTTACCGGCACGAAAGCAAAGAGAAGGATTTTTCCGACGATGACAAGATCAAGGCCGAATATTACCCGGAAGTCGAGCAGCTGCTGAAGGATGC GACGGGAGCACATCGCGTCTACATCTTTGACCACACAATTCGCCGCGGTAGCCAGGATAACCGTGCACCTGACGCTGGATTCCGTGGTCCCGTACGCAGCGTCCACGTTGACCAATCGTACGAGGCATCTCGCCAAAGGGTGCGCTATCACTTGCCGGACGAGGCGGATGAGCTCCTTGGTAAACGGTTTCAAATCATCAATGTCTGGCGTCCAATCAAGACCATCTTCCGCGACCCTCTGGGCGTGGCTGATGCTCATTCGGTTCCGGACTCAGATCTGATTGGTGCTGCTCTTATCTACCCTGATCGAGCCGGTGAGACATATGTGGTGAAGCCCAACTCATCCCACAAGTGGTACTTCAAATACGCGCAGACCACTGAGGAGGTTACTTTGATCAAGTGCTTCGATACCGAGGAGGGGGTCGCAAGAAGGGTGCCGCACTCTTCGTTCATTGACCcagatgaggaagataaGGCACCAAGGGAGAGCATCGAGGTTCGGACTTTGGTCTTTTATGATTAG
- the MUP3 gene encoding low-affinity methionine permease (EggNog:ENOG503NVX7; COG:E), with translation MCVLAVYFLRMPYQSTSHGETTPLLRAPLSAAVVHISQGHRRQKSSSTSASSTTLKSGDIISTTRRDIEDDVLPETAALGRTLSWRSAYILIISRVIGSGIFATPGSIISSVGSIGLILTLWVAGAVLSWFGLAVGLEYGCTLPRSGGDKVYLEFTYRRPPFLASTIVAVHAVLSGFTASNCIVSGEFFPVKGNVLPLLDLGGVCS, from the exons ATGTGTGTACTAGCTGTTTACTTTCTCAGAATGCCTTACCAGTCAACTTCACATGGAGAGACGACACCTCTTCTTCGAGCGCCGCTCTCAGCTGCCGTCGTCCACATCAGCCAAGGCCACCGACGTCAGAAATCCAGCTCGACATCCGCCTCGTCCACAACACTCAAAAGCGGTGATATCATCTCGACAACTCGCAGAGACATTGAAGATGATGTGCTTCCCGAGACAGCCGCCCTGGGACGTACTCTAAGTTGGAGAAGTGCCTACATTTTGATCATCTCGCGGGTCATCGGGTCTGGCATCTTTGCAACTCCGGGGAGCATAATCAGTTCAGTGGGGAGTATCGgtctcatcctcacccttTGGGTCGCCGGTGCCGTTTTGAGTTGGTTTGGATTGGCTGTTGGATTGGAATATGGATGTACGCTTCCACGCTCAGGTG GCGACAAGGTATACTTGGAATTCACTTATCGTCGCCCTCCATTTCTGGCGTCCACCATTGTAGCTGTTCACGCTGTACTTTCGGGGTTCACAGCAAGCAACTGTATCGTTTCTGGCGagttcttcccggtcaagggaaatgtattgccgcttttggacttgggtggggtgtgtagttag